One genomic window of Solanum dulcamara chromosome 10, daSolDulc1.2, whole genome shotgun sequence includes the following:
- the LOC129870604 gene encoding guanosine nucleotide diphosphate dissociation inhibitor 1, giving the protein MDEEYDVIVLGTGLKECILSGLLSVDGLKVLHMDRNDYYGGESTSLNLVQLWKRFRGSDKPPAQLGSSRDYNVDMIPKFIMANGALVRVLIHTDVTKYLYFKAVDGSFVYNKGKVHKVPATDMEALKSPLMGIFEKRRARKFFIYVQDYKESDPKTHEGMDLTRVTARELISKYGLDDNTVDFIGHALALHRDDRYLDKPALDTVKRMKLYAESLARFQGGSPYIYPLYGLGELPQAFARLSAVYGGTYMLNKPECKVVFDEEGKVTGVTSEGETAKCKKVVCDPSYLSNKVRKVGKVARAIAIMSHPIPNTNDSHSVQIILPQKQLGRNSDLYLFCCSYTHNVAPKGKFIAFVSTEAETDNPESELKPGIDLLGQVDEIFFEAYDRFEPVNEPSLDNCFISTSYDATTHFESTVDDVLNMYTLITGKVLDLNVDLSAASAAEE; this is encoded by the exons ATGGATGAAGAGTACGATGTGATTGTGCTTGGCACTGGCCTCAAGGAATGTATCCTCAGTGGTCTTCTCTCTGTTGATGGTCTTAag GTACTGCACATGGACAGGAACGACTACTATGGAGGAGAATCAACATCTCTCAATCTTGTACAG CTCTGGAAGAGGTTTAGAGGAAGTGACAAGCCTCCAGCTCAATTGGGTTCTAGCAGGGATTATAATGTTGACATGATACCTAAG TTCATTATGGCTAATGGTGCTCTTGTACGAGTTCTAATTCACACGGATGTCACAAAATATTTGTACTTCAAAGCTGTTGATGGCAGCTTTGTGTATAATAAAGGAAAG GTCCACAAGGTGCCTGCCACTGATATGGAGGCACTTAAATCTCCTTTAATGGGCATTTTTGAGAAACGCCGTGCTCGGAAGTTCTTTATCTATGTTCAGGATTATAAGGAGAGTGATCCAAAGACACATGAGGGGATGGATCTAACAAGAGTGACAGCAAGAGAGCTTATATC AAAATATGGTCTTGATGACAACACTGTGGACTTCATTGGTCATGCATTGGCATTACACAGAGATGACCGCTACTTAGACAAACCTGCGCTGGATACGGTGAAGAGAATGAAG CTGTATGCTGAATCTCTTGCACGTTTTCAAGGAGGATCACCATATATCTACCCTTTATATGGATTAGGAGAGCTTCCCCAG GCATTTGCTCGACTTAGTGCTGTGTATGGTGGGACGTATATGTTGAACAAACCTGAATGCAAG GTAGTGTTTGATGAAGAAGGAAAGGTCACTGGTGTCACTTCAGAAGGAGAGACAGCTAAGTGCAAGAAAGTTGTATGTGATCCTTCTTACTTATCCAACAAG GTTAGAAAGGTTGGAAAAGTTGCAAGAGCTATTGCAATTATGAGCCACCCAATTCCAAATACCAATGATTCTCACTCAGTGCAAATTATTTTACCCCAAAAACAATTGGGCCGTAACTCTGATTT GTACCTGTTCTGTTGTTCTTACACTCATAATGTTGCTCCAAAGGGCAAATTTATTGCATTTGTCTCAACAGAGGCAGAAACTGATAATCCGGAGAGTGAACTGAAGCCTGGCATTGATCTTCTAGGACAAGTGGATGAGATCTTCTTTGAAGCATATGACAGATTTGAACCTGTCAATGAGCCCTCTTTAGATAACTGTTTTATTTCGACT AGCTATGATGCTACAACTCACTTTGAGTCGACTGTGGATGATGTCCTCAATATGTATACCTTGATAACTGGAAAG GTTCTGGACCTCAATGTGGATCTAAGTGCTGCGAGTGCCGCTGAAGAATGA